The genomic region ttattgaaatgtatatgaattagagcctcatggggccctatgcctcctgggccccctgcagccccagggtctgcttcctctgtagttacaccctatGGTTTCAGGCCCCTATAGGAATAAGTTGTCTGCTAGATATTGTACTGTAACCTTCAAAAATCTAATGTTTCTCCCCTCTTTCAGCTGTTAAGGTGCAATATTTAACTCTGTTCAAACCCAAAATGACGCTGCAGCTCGGCACCAGGAATATAATACCCTGTTCATTCCACACAAAGCGTCTGCTCAACCCTCTCAAAGTAGAGCTTGAGTGGGGCAAAATCCCAGTGGGTAAGGACAAGTACGTCCCTCTAATACgcctaaaagaaaacaaagtgtCAACGCCCTCACCTGATCTACTGGATCTGTACGACCTTTTCGTGTCTGAGATTTCAAGAGGGAACTGTTCTTTGGTCATCCGCCACACCAAAACCCAAGACAGCGGCACATACATGGTCCGCCTGAAGGTCAAAGGAAAGCTGTTTGAGCCGGTTCCATCGATCAAAATCAGACTGATGAATCTGCAAACAAGTATGTTAAATGGGGAAAAATCTATTTAGTGGGGGATATAAATTGTAATATTGATTCACTTTGCTACCCATTGTATATGAGAAAAACTCTGTGATGTAAATTGTATGTTACAATATTGATGTAGGTGGAAAGCACAGGTAATAAAAGTCAGGAACAGAATCCCAGGGAGCCTAGATCTGCATGACACACAGTTAGAGATTCATTTTCTCCGTTTTGTTTTGGCAGGGACATCACAGGCTACATCACATAATAGAGGGAATGATGCTAGAAAcctgaaaggaaagaaagaagagcCAACAGCAACCACTACTCAAATCACTACGACACTTCCAACGacaataacatatttaaatgaaagTGATTTTATCAGCTGGTACATCCTCCCTAAACTGAAAGGCAATGAGACTGCAGTCCTTATTGTAGTGCTGGTTGTTGGATCTATACTTTTTGCATTCTCTGTGCTGGGAGTCGTTGGATGGTaagtctttttttgttatttatttagaaaGAAAGGTATAAACCAGACCTAGTTAGGGCAACTTTGCCCACAGCTTTCTAAAAGTTCTCCCCAGATGCCTCTCATCAGAAATCTCATGATCCCCTCTGAAAAATGAGAGATAGGGAAATGTGCGACTTGAATCCGTGTAACTGTTCTTTATCTTTTCAGGGTTCTTTATTTTAAACTTCGGAAGAAAGTGCCACTTGGTGATGTAGAAAACCCAGTAGAAACAACTCCAATAGCAATCTCTAATGGGTATGTATGCTTGAATTAAATGCTGTAAGTTTGCTAAACCCACATCTTTCATATATTCCCATGTAATTGGTATACAATTCAGTACATGCAAGGACTGGCTTGACCATTTAACAAGTGGGACTTCAACAGGTGTGACGGGAAAGGGATGCACAGtatcctccacaaaagattcggccaaccCCTAATTGCATCTGGTGTAAAGTGAGACTTGTGTGAAGTCACATTCAGGCAAATGCTGGATCCAGGGCATCCCTAGTTACTAGAACTGTAACATTTCATACGCAGGCTATAGATAGCATGATATGGAGATAGATTTCTAAACCATTCCATAGTTCCACATTACAACAGATAACACAAGAAGTTGTTTgcaccaaattaaaaaaacatattttggatTTTGGCATATATAACCTGTAACTTTATTATCAGGCTCCTATGACCCAGTTTATTACCAAGCGTTGATTTAAGAAACTTTAAAAACCTGTGTCCTTGTTATGTCTGTGCAGAAAGAACAAGGAATTAACTGGTAAGGAAGCTGAGAAAGAGAAAGCTCCTTCTGAGAAAGCAGAGAATGAAGAGGAATCAGATGGGGAGGAAGAAGTTGAGGAAGAAGAAGTGGAGGAAGAAGAAGTTGAGGAAGGAGAAGTGGGGGAAGAAGAAGTTGAGGAAGAGGAAGTTGAGGAAGAAGAAGTTGAGGAGCAGTAAAAAGGGGCATTGTATTCTGATGGAGAGACATCAGAGGCATTATCATATAAGGAAGATGAAAAAGAAGGGTCGACTGAACAAATCGacattcaggggcgatcctggcccctccgccgacTGAGGCAGCAGCTGTTGctcctgccccccctcccccagaaattcgctcttaaagtaccaggagcaggatttttgctgcccctggtacctagtggggagcttccgtctgaggcgacagcctcaacttgcctcattggcgaagcacccctgtcgaCAGTCTTTCATCTGTGAGATTCTCCCTGTCTGTACTATATCAATAAATAAGTTTAAACCTAATACAGTGTGTTTTCTGTTCTATTCATTGATACAGTATAAGGATGATCAATGTCATTTTAAGTGGTTTTTACATTACTCCACTTAAGTGCTAAAATTGTTATGTAAACAGAAAGttacataaatataatttatggcAAAGGGATTCAGTATTTTATTTAGGCAGACCTGTACCAATGATTGGCCCTAAATAGGCAGTTTATATCCAATTTTAACATAACCTTCATTaacttatattaaaggggttgtttaactttaaattacattttagtaggatgtagtgatattctgagacaatttgcaattggttttcattttttattatttgtggtctttagctttttattcgacaGCTTTCCaaattgctatttcagcaatgtggttgctgggatccaaattcccctagcaacaatgcactaatttgactaagagactggaatataaataggagaggcctgaatataaagatgagtaataaaaagaagcaataacaatacatttgtagatttacagagcatttgtgttttttagatggggtcagtgacccccatttgaaagctgaaaagaatcagaagaaaaaggcaaataattaaaaaattataaaaataatgaagacaaactgaaaagttgcttcaaattggccactctataacatcctaaaagtaacatgaaaggcaaaaaacctcttaagggtcaggccacacaagtagattcggggagattattggccccagcgacaaatctcctcttcttcagggtgacaatctccccgaatgccttccccctgccctccgcccggctaaaatgaaaatcgcctggcgCATTGCAAGcgcggcactttgttttccgaagtaacccaaagtttcctcgtgaggcaacttcgtaaaatgaagcgccgcatgtgcattcccccaggcgattttcattttagccggcggagggcagttcggggagattgttgccccgaagaagaggagttttgatGCTGGGGCATTGTCTCTGCCTAAATGGCAAAACATGGCAGATATCAgcaaaaaatttgatattttgtaTTAAGCACAGAAGTGGGCAGTGTCTGCCTGCACCAGAGCGGAGGCAATGTTTCCAGGTACAGGAACTGTTAAAcgaaaaactgttatccagaaagcgccgaattatggaaaggcagtctcccatagacttttaaacaaaatggaaCACCAGTACCTTGTTGTGCTTCAAACGGGGTAATCCCAACTTTTATTGCAAGGTACTTCAGACACTCGATCAAACATTTCGGGACCCAAACGGCCCTTCCTCAGTGCAAGGGCCATTTGGGTCCCCAAACTCTGTTCAAtcaagtctcccatagactccattttatccaaataattaaatttaaaaatgatttcctttttctctgtaataataaaacagtacattgtacttgagcccaactaagatttaattaatccttattggaggcaaacccagcctattgggtttatttaatgtttacattatttactagtagacttaagatatgaagatccaaattacggaaagatccattatccttgAGTATTATTAGAGAAGTGTAACAGGTTACAGCCTCTTGCAtgaaagtcattatttcaaaagttttaaaaatgaccaGTATATGAGCACTAAAGTACATTAATTATGTGATGTTTTTGCTCACTGAGAATAGCCAGATAATTGAGAAACTAGACCCTTGATTGGGTTGAGATATGAGGCCACTTCTTTCAGCACCAACACAGTTGGACTATACCGTATGCCTTTCACAAGTTATTAAGACACACCACCGAGCAGAACCTTTTTAGGGTTCCCCAAAACTTTACAAAGATATACTAAAACTGCACTGTAATTTGCGCTCCACTGTAGCTGCAGCACTTGTAGCATGTGCAGGTACAGGTACACAAACTGCACTGAGATAAAAAGGACAGTGGGGAAATGTGGGGTCTCCCTGGTTGTTGACAAGACAGAGAGTGACCATATTATTAAACATTTGGGCTTTCTTAGAATAAAACAGAGgcgtaacaatagaggaagcagaccccacagggTACAAGTGTGCCTATTCATGTTCagacctctttaaagggatactgtcatgggaaaaaaaaatttttccaaaatgaatcagttaatagtgctgctccagcagaattctgcactgaaatccatttctcaaaattttgaaatctgacatggggctagacattttgtcaatttcccagctgccccaagtcatgtgacttgtgctctgataaacttcaatcactctttactgctgtactgcaagttggagtgatatcacccccctccctattccccccagcagccaaacaaaagaacaatgggaaggtaaccagatagcagctccctaacacaagataacagctgcctggtagatctaagaacaacactcaatagtaaaaacccatgtctcactgagacacattcagttacattgagaaaagtgcaggcacaagtcacatgaccaagggaagctggattttagtgcagaatttatgctggagtagcactattaactgatgcgttttgaaaaaaacatgttttccaatgacaggatccctttaattactgCAACCCTGGATCTGAGGGTAATTCCAAGGTTGCCAAAGTGAGATTTGTCAATAGGCCCTGTACACTTATGCAAAGTGATTTACACTTTAATGCTATTTTTGAGAAAGCAAATGTTGATGCTCAGGCCAAAAATTCTCCAAATCAGCCTCCAATCTCATTGGTTCGTGTTTAACAGAAGACACAGCTAATAATGATGTCAGCATTTTTTAACCTGGCAAAACAGTGCGCATGGAGTTGAATTGCGGAATAGGTTTGCTGCTggtaaaaccacaaattttgctGTGAGGCAACAAAGTTTACTCATCCCTAATGAATAGGAATGCTGTTGGGATCAGCAGCGGCGTAACTACAGctaaccgggcccccctgcaaaaaaatctttagggGCCCCGGCTTAGCTGCACGCACGCAGTTACCTGCATGCGCATACACGCATCCGCTTCAGCGCTCGCACATCTCCTGTCCTCTCCTCCGATCCGCCCCGCCGCTCTGCTGTTAAATTACTTGTGGCGGTCGCCGCACACAGTGTTAAAGGAATTTCCGTTCAGCAGACCCCTTGGTCCGGGCCCCTCTGTCCCCTGGGCCCCCCCGCAACCGCGGAgtctgctgtattatagttacgccactggggatCAGCATTCTtttaaaaacaaactgaaaaagtttggtagtttgcattAGGCTAAAGGTGCCACAGAAGGTCATATGTGAATGTCAGTCAAAATTTTGAATACACAAAGGGGGTCATGACTTCTTCCCCAGGTTTGGCTGTGCACTGTATCTTGTGCCAGATTGAAAAATCAGGCATCACGTGTAGGaataaatttgcagatggcaaagtgTGGAATTTTACCACAAATCTGTGCCTGGCGAAAAAATGagctcatcactactcataatACCAATAGCATGTGTTGACTGGGCAATGCTACAACTTATATACTATTTCTGCCAtaaacattattgaattagaaggCGGCGGCGCTTTACTCTTTAGTTGATCATCATTTCCATAAAAGGCCAAAATTTTCTCTATTATCCCAGTTATCCCTGCTGCAATGCTCTGTGGAATGAACACGCAACTTGaaacatactttatttattagctaataaaaacaaattactatttttttttttttaaaatatagaatttgTATATTTGTGAATCACTGCGGGAGAGTCTTTCCTAATTAGCAAGAAGGTAAATAAAACCTGCAATGGAAAGACAAAACATTAACCCAAAAGCATATTTTACTGCACAACAATGCAAGTTTTGCAAACAGTGAAACTACAGCTAAACAAATTCAATCACCTGGTCTTACTTAAACCAACTTTTATGTTTATGTATACAGTAAGAGATGATTTAAAGGCATAAATCACATTTTCAGAAAACATGTATTTACCTATTTCCATATTTTATCAGTTCTTTATACCTTGCCACTCTCAAAACATGGCCATTTTTCCTGTAATCCCAGTTGTGTATGTCAGCGTCTTGGCGAGGGCACACATTTGAAATCCGTCTGCTTTCCATGGGGGAGGTGCCCAGATACTCTGGATAGCAGAGGGACTTtaagttccagaatccatcacttcaacatgaaaatttgagtgaggGACTAAATAACTCAGGGTGCTGTGGAAATTGTCCCTTTGCATCAAAGGCACACTCATAGGgggtttactaaaatctgaatatttctcGCTATATTCTTAAAATCACTTTCACCAAActtctgtgcacatttttaccatatttcaatacatttactcgaaaaaaatctggtgcgggaaaaggcTCGATTTgtatttgacgcccgaaaactgattatcgcctgaaaaccaccaaattttcagattattatacaaaacccagagcagatcatgatatctttcaattgtaaaagggacatctgccattgacttctacatgatctcggcaggtttaacatggagtacttttttattctgacttttagcagcatctgggtttaataaattaaaaaatatttttttttttctatgggaaaattgtgtttttcctctttaaatctctgaccagaaaaaaaaaggagtttagtaaataaccccctaataatGTTCACTCAGTCTGAGAAATCATaactgtctgtgcaaaataatataagCCAgctgggtttattaaggggcccattcactaagctcgagtgaaggaatagaggaaaatagagggaaaaaaaatgttttttttggctacttcgaccatcgaattggctacttcgaccttcgactacaaccttcgacttcgaattgcacgattcaaactacaaatcgttcgataaggcttcctaacaatttctccttcgatcgatggattaaaatccttcgaatcgttcgattcgaaggtttaatcgttcgatcgaaccattattccttcgatcgttctatattcgaagtcgaaggattttaattcggcagtcgaatatcgagggttgatacatctgccccttaatgtttaaaagattgaTCATACTTCAGGTAAGATGATCCAAATTATACAAataccccttatttggaaaaacccTGGAGAATAGAtccagcaaattaaaaaaatgacaactGATTACAAATAGTTTTAGAATACTACTATCTACATGACACcaaaggggttattcatcaaacttcaaaatttctcattattttcttaaaaccacttaaaattcctgctgccttttttttttacgtatttatcaatacattttcacaaaaaaatctggtgtgggaaaagactaaattgtgtgatttttttgaatttggtgcctgaaaacaacaaattatttggattattgtaggaaacccagcacagatcatgaaatcttccaattgtaaaaggggcatctaccattgacttctacatgacctcggaaGGTTTGAGTAATTTTTTATTCGAACTTTCAACAGCATTGGagtttaatatattaaaacaaatataatgaattaataaaaaatggcaaatgctaagcaacttttcaactggttttgattattttttttttatagtttaatagttatttgtctttttcttctgactctgtgcagctttcaaatgggcgtcgctgactcccttctaaaaagcaaatgctctgtaaggctacaaatgtgttattattgttacttgatattcctgatctttctattcaggcctctcctattcatattccagtctcttcttaaaatcagtgcatgttgctaggggaatttgcaccctagcaaccaaattgcttaaaatgcaaaatgaagagctgctgaataaaaagctaaataactcaaaaaccacaaataataaaaaaattaaaaccaattgcaaattgtctaagaatatcactctctacatcatactaaaagttatctcaaaggtgaaccacccttttaacatgAACTTATGGTTTATTGAAGTACTTCCTTGGTACACTTAATGGGTGATGTAAGTAGTACAGTGACAGACAGATGCAATGTACTCACAAACCCAGATGGATTTACGAAGAAACAGGATTGAAGTGTAGTTGCACCAACAAGAAGTACggtgaaataaattattttgcttccacgcttacagttagagttgtagtatttctggtc from Xenopus laevis strain J_2021 chromosome 1S, Xenopus_laevis_v10.1, whole genome shotgun sequence harbors:
- the LOC108706666 gene encoding uncharacterized protein LOC108706666, encoding MFLNINHKTKKHSIIMIIFIIITGLFLHSTSAVKVQYLTLFKPKMTLQLGTRNIIPCSFHTKRLLNPLKVELEWGKIPVGKDKYVPLIRLKENKVSTPSPDLLDLYDLFVSEISRGNCSLVIRHTKTQDSGTYMVRLKVKGKLFEPVPSIKIRLMNLQTRTSQATSHNRGNDARNLKGKKEEPTATTTQITTTLPTTITYLNESDFISWYILPKLKGNETAVLIVVLVVGSILFAFSVLGVVGWVLYFKLRKKVPLGDVENPVETTPIAISNGKNKELTGKEAEKEKAPSEKAENEEESDGEEEVEEEEVEEEEVEEGEVGEEEVEEEEVEEEEVEEQ